The Desulfatibacillum aliphaticivorans DSM 15576 DNA window CGGCCATGGCCAAGCTGTTCGCTGCAGAGACCGCTTCCACAGTGACGGATATGGCCGTGCAGATTCACGGCGGGTACGGGTATTCCAAGGACTACCCGGTGGAACGTTATTTCCGTGACGCCAGGGTGACCAGAATTTACGAAGGCACTTCCGAGGTGCACCGGACGGTCATAGCCCGTTCGGTCCTGGGCAAGTTCTAACGGGGAATTTATTATGGGAATTCATATTATAGTCTGCATAAAATCCGTGGTGCTGGACGCCCCCGGAGGCAAGATCGTGCGCACTCCGGATACAACCGCCCTCAACCCCTTTGATTTGCCGGCCCTGGAAACGGCCCTGGCCCTCAGTGACGAGTTGGGGGGAACGGTGACCGCCCTGTCCATGGGACCGGAAATTTCGGGCCTCAGCTTGTATTCCGCCTTGTCCATGGGCGTGGACCGGGGCGTTTTGCTGTGCGATAAAGCCCTTGCCGGGGCCGATACCCTGGCTACTTCCAACGCCCTGTGCGCCGGACTCAAACTCCTGGAGCCCTATGATCTGGTTTTGTTCGGAACCCGTACGGCCGACTCGGACACCGGTCAGGTAGGCCCCCAGACCGCCGTGGGCGCCGGGCTTCCCCTGGTGGCTCAGGCGCGGGATATTCTGGTTAAAGGCAAGTCGTTGGAAGTCTCTGCTGAATGCGACGGATTCCGCCAGCGTTTTGAAGTGGAGACGCCGTGCGCCCTGACAGTGGCGCCCGAGGCCGCCAAGGCCCGCAACGCCAGTCTGGGCGGCATTGAGGAGGCTTTTTCCGGGGAAATCGAGGTTTGGAGCCTGGAAAAACTGGGCCTGACGCCGGATCAGGTGGGGGATGCGGGATCGCCCACCAAAATCAAGGATATGACCCCGGCCGCCAAGGGCAAACAGTGCGCTTTTTTAACCGGATCCATAGAGGAGCAGGCGGACAAGCTCCTGGAGAAGCTGGTTAACGCAGGTCTTATTCAATAGAAAAGCAGGCTAATAAAATAGCGGGCAGGAATGCAATGAGCAATCACGATATCTGGGTTTTCGGAGATCTGAGAAACGATAGGTTTTTTGAATATTCCCTTAATGTGCTGGGCAAGGCCAAAGAGCTTTCCGGGCAAACGGGCGGCAAGACGGCCATGGTGCTGGTCCCCGGAAAAAACCAGGAATGCCTGCTTTGGGAAGAGGCGGCCGACCGTTGCTCCCGTTGCGGGGCGGACTATGTGTACGTTTTGCAGCATAAGGATTTGGACGCTCCCCGCGCCGACGCCATGGCCCTTATGATCTGCCGTGCCGTGTCGGACAAGCAGCCCGGGCTTGTGTTTTTTCCCATGACCCAACTGGGCCGCGAGCTGGCTGCCCGGACGTCCAGGATGCAGGACGCCGGCCTCATCGCCGATTGTGTGGACATGGCCATGGAAGACGGCCTCATGGTTGCGACCTGTCCATCCTGGGGCGGCCGGATTATGGCCAGGATCACCTTTGCCGAAGGGACGACGTTGGGATTCGCCACCGTGGCGCCTCACGGCTTTTCCCCCAGCGATCAGCCGGGCGATCCGGGAACCGCAGAGGAGCTGGACTACTCTCAACTCGCCCTGCCCAAAGGCCTTAAGCTCCTTTCCTACGAGCCCGAGGAAGCCGGAGTAAAAAGGCTGGAAGAAGCCGAGACCGTCGTGGTGGGCGGCGCAGGCATGGGCAGCGCGGACGGATTCGGCCTGGTTAGGGAGCTTGCCGCCGCTTTGGGCGGCCAGGTGGGCGCCACAAGGCCTCCCGTCCTGTCCCACTGGGTGGAGGAGGAACGCTTGATCGGCCAGACGGGAAAAACCGTCCGGCCCAGGCTGCTTGTTTCCGCCGCAACCTCCGGCGCCGTGCAATATACGGCGGGAATCGCCGAGTCCGGCCTGATTGTGGCCATTAACAGGGACGCCAAAGCCCCTATTTTCGAGATCGCTAATATTGGCGTGGAAGCCGACGCCAAGGCCTTTTTGCCCGTCTTTACGGCCAAGGCCAAAAAAGCCGTGATGCGCAAGCTGGCCGATGATCTGGCCTGCACGGTTGTGGACGTCTCGGACTCCAGTTTCGGCGCAACCATTAAAAAACTGCGCGAGGGCCACGACTGGACCCGGGAAGCTCTGGCCCAGGCCACCGGACAAACTCCCGAGTTTATCGCCTCGGTGGAATCGGACGAATTGTCGCCTTCCGTCAGCTTTCTGCTTCGTTTAGCCCGCGCCTTGGGCATTGATCCGGGTACGTTTTTGCGGGACGAGGAAAAAAGCGCCATCCGGGATCAGCGCGCCAAGGCTTACGCCAAAAGAACCCAGAGCTATTCTTATGAGGTTTTGACTCCGGATGCGGAAAACGAGCACCTGCGGGCCTTTATGATCACCATCGAATCGCGCAAGGATCATAAGCCTGTGGAGTACAAGCACGAAGGCGAGGAATTCGTCTTTGTTCTGGACGGGGATCTTGAGTTGACTCTGGACAGCAGGCCCCATGTGCTCAAGCCCGGGGAGTCCAAACGGTTCAATTCGGAAATTCCGCACAAATTAAAGAGCCTGTCGGACATGGAAACCCGTTGCCTGGTGGTTTTGTACACTCCCTGACCAGGCGGCAGGCCGCGGAAGGACGAAGCCCGCCGCAGCGTAAATATTTTGCGAGTTTTGGATCGGCCGGTTAATCGGGAAGGCCGGAAGGCGGCCGCGTGGGCAATGCGGCGTAGGCCAGGCGGTCCATCAGACTTTCCCCCGGGCCCTCCAACCCGAATTTTTTCCTAAGCTTGCCGCGATAAAAATCCACGGAGCGTTTGGAAATATTCATGGCTTCCGCTATGGCCTGGCTGGTTTCTCCATTGCGGACAAGCCAAGCGACTTCCAGTTCCTTGCTCGTTAGTTCGGGCATGGGGTCCTGGATGTGGCCCGAAACATGGGAAAGCAGGGCGGCCATGTTGGACCTGAGCACGCTGACCAAGGCCGTCTGCTCCACGTCCTGGCACGCATCAAGCAGCCGGTCCAGATAGGGCAGGGCCATGCTTTCCAAGGTCAGGCGAAGATATTGCTGCAGCATTGGCACGGCGTTTCCGGCTATGAGGGAGGCCTTTTTCAGCTTTTCATTGATCTCTTCCAGTTTGCGGGTCTGAACGGATAATGATTGATCTTTTTCCTCAAGGGCTTGCTCGGAATTTTTCCGGTGGGTGATGTCGCGATACATTCCATGAAGGCCCAAGGCCTTGCCTGTTTTGTCTCTCAGCACGGCGCCTGTCACTTCCGCCCATTTAAAAGACCCGTCCTTGCACTTGACTTCCGCTTCAAAACTGACGGATTCCCGGCCCGCCGGTCTTTCCGACCGGGAGTATTTCAGGAGCGTCCCGAAATTCTCGGTGACGACGTTCAGAGACCGCCCGGTAAACATGTCTTTGGGCAAAAGGGCGATGGCTTCCCCGGGGGTAAAGCCGGTAAAATTGGCAAGGGAGGGGCTGACGTAGGCCATGCGCAGTTCAAGGTCGCACTTCCAGGAGACGTCCGTGGTCTTCTCCACCAGGGTCCGATAGTGCTTTTCAACGGCGGCCAGCCCCTTGTTGGCGATTTCATACCTTGCAATTTCCGCTTCAAGCTCTTTGATGCGGGCGCTTAATTGTTCTTCCGTCTCACGATGCTTCATGGAATCAAGATCCCTTCAACTTAGCGAACTTGAAAATACTTGCTATGACTTTATCCGTACAGCGATGTTAAGTATTGCGTCAGGTTTTTCCCCGGAGGGACGAACCCCAATTTTTTTCTGATTTTAGCTCGATAAAAATCCACGGATCGTTTTGGGATGTCTAAAAGTTGGGAAATGTCCCGGCTTGTGCATCCAATGCTGACCAAACGGGCAATTTCGGACTCTTTGGCATTGAGCGACTCGGCCAGACCGTCGTTCCGGCCGGGCATGTAATCTTCAAAGTCCGACAAGCATGACGCAACAAAATCCATGCAGATTTTCTGGTTTTTGTTCAATGCAGTCTTCTGAAAACTCTCTATATACGGTCTCGAAAGACGGCTGATAAGCCGCGCCATTTTCGTCTTGTATTCTTTGGCGTTGGCTTCGGCCTCCTCGGTAAGCATGGCGATGGCCTTGTTGGTTTCTTCCAGTTCAAGGACCTTGGCGGCTAAGGCCTTGTCCGCCGCCTGCATAATTTTTACATTGTTTTTGTGCTGAGTGATGTCTCGGGCTATGCCGTGAATGCTTTCAGGCTTTCCGTCTTTGTCCAAATTAATTGTCCCTGCGCACTCCACCCATTTGGCGGCCCCGTCCTTGCACAGGCATTCCAACTCCAGGCAAAAATGCCTGAACCGTTCTTTGCCACCTGCATCGCGCCTGTGGATTTCCTCTTTGACCAGCTTAAGGGAACTTGGCGTAAAGGTGTCCTCCGGCCCCATGGCCACGGCTTCCTCCGGCGTGTATCCCCGCAACTGATAAACCGATGGGCTAAAATAGCTAAAGCGCAGATTCCTGTCCGCAGACCATATGACGTCCGTGGAATTTTCCACCAAAAGGCGATACTCTTCCTGGGCAGTCCTCAGCTTTTCGTTCAATGCTTTTTGTTCCAGCAACTTGTTTTCCAAGGCCAGAACCCGCTCTTCCAGTTTTCTGCGGCTAGGTTCCAAAGGCATCTGCAATCTCCTGGAGCAGGCTTATTGATGGAATGTCGTCCACATAAGACGTATACGAATGGAAGTGAAGCCGGCCAGGCGCTATTCATTGAAAAAATACCGCGGTGCGTAACATCCTAAATAGACGGAATATACATAGCATGAACCATTTTACGGGTCAACACTGCTTACAAAAAGTTTTTGCAGTAAATAATTGAATTGAGTTAACCGTTTATCATGCCGTTCAATGGAGCTTTCTTTTGTTTATTACTTTATAAAAAAACACTAAAAATGTAAATCAAATGATTGTGGTCTTCCGGTATATATGAAGTTATGAAATTGTTCACACTGTTTCTTCGGAAACGCGCCTTGGATACTTGGCTAAATGGCTTAATATTTTAAATACAGCATGTTGAAATTATCAAAGCAAATCAAAACAGAGTGATTATGACGCCTTTGAACAACCAGTCAGACTACTGGAATGCCTCGCAGGGAACAGCCGATTTTCCCGCCCCGTGGACTTTCAAACATTGACGCCCCTGATTGATTTCCATGCAAACATCAACTTGCCTTTCCGTTCAACCAAAAATTGAACAATGCAAAATTGAAACCTGTTGACAGCATAAGCTGATCCGGTAATTATCGGCAGGCCAGTCAGCTCGGCATCCACCAGAATCCATATTTGTCGCCAAAGGCTGCTATGACCGCAAAAACAAACAAGCCCATGGGCAAGGCCGCAGTGATGGAAGCCATCCTGGAGGCTTCCACCGCTCTCTTCGCCGAAAAAGGCATTGCAGCCGTTTCCTGGCGGGATATCGCGGCCAAGGCGAATGTGAATCCCGGCCTGATTCACAGGCATTTCAGGACCAAGGAAAACATTCGCCTGCAGGTTCAGGACCGGCTTATGGAAGAGATCAATAAAGACATCGGCGAGCCGGGCGATCCCGAAGAGGCCCTGGTAAACGGCGTTTTGGCGCTCAGAAAAAACGACGCCTTTTGGAAAGTCATGGCCCGCACCCTTCTGGACGGGAAATTTGAAGGCGATGTGCAGACTTCTTTTCCTTTTTTGCGGAAAATGGTGGACTCTCTGAACAAAGCGCAGGACGCCGGGACCATTGAATCCAGGGTCGATCCCACCATGCTTGTGGCAGGCGGGACCGCCATGGCGCTTGGCTTGCTTCTTTTTGAAAAATACATCCTGCCGGCCACAGGCCTGGATGCGGCCCCTCCCGAAGAAACCCAGGATGCGATTTTAAACGCCTTCCTGGAAGCCCTTCTCAAGTAAATAATCATTTTATTATCCGCAAGCCGAAAAATAATTGATACTCCTGGGATCAAAAGGTATGCTTGGTCTTCCTGTTAGGTTTTGCTTTCGCCCATCGCGGGATAAGGAGGCGCCCTATGCTGACCGGCATCCATGTCCTGCTCACCTAAATTGTCTCCAACTGCTACTGGGCCACGGACCAGGAGGATGCAAAACTCTGGCTGAACCCCATCAAGACGTTGGTGGACGACCTCAGCGTAAGCGACGACGTCTTTCATAGTAACAACTGACTGCAAGAGGGGGTTGATTATGCGGGAGCTTCACGACGACAGGCATTATCTCACGCGGCTTCGGGAGATGATCGTCAAGATGCAAAAATCCGGAAACATGTGGGACGGCGCCCGGTTCATCACGGCCGAGGTTCCTTTGGATCCGAAAAACGTCCGGGAAATCCTGCCCCTGGGCATGAAGCCTGCGGACCCGGAGTCCGGCATGTTGTTTATCGTGGACTACCCCAAGACTTCCTTTGACGTGGCCTACAAGGAGGCGGCCCTGCTGGTGAACGTAAAAACCCCGCTGGGCAAGGGCGTGCATTGCTGCTGGATGGTGGTGGACGACGAGACCGCCCTGATTTACGGCCGCGAGAGCCTGGGGTATCCCAAAAAGATGGCCGACTTTGAGTTCCAGGAGGACGGGGACGCGGTTTTCGGCTCCATCACCCGCCGGGGCGTGACCGCCCTGACCCTGGAAGGCGTCAAGGGTGAAGCCCAGGAGAATCCCGCGCCGTTATTCGCCAAAAAGACCTTTAACGTGGGCGGCCCGGGGCAGATGCTGGGCATCAACCCCGTTTGGCTGTTCAAGCCCCAGGAAGTCATTCGTGAATCCTACGACCTGGACGTGACCGTGACGGTGGAGTGGTCCGAGTACGACCCCCTGGCGGCCCTGATTGCCGGACCTGCATCCTCCGGCCGGTTTGTGGTCATGGACATCCCCGGCTCGGACTACATGTTCCCCGTGGGTTTCGCCGGCCTCAAATTTTTCATCAACACCCACGCCCTGCGGTTTAGGTAGCCATGTTGTAAAAATATATTCGCCGGGAACGCTTGAAGGCCCTCCCGGCGAGACGCTAATAGTTTTTCAATTGGACGGCGCCGGGATTGCCGCTCCCCACGTATCCTATGCATTGCATGGTGCAGCCGCCGGTGCAGCCCGTGCAACGGTACGACCCTTTGTATGCCGGGGCGCCGTAGCCGTAGCCGGGCTTGTTGGGTGAAGACTTGCTCATGGCGGCGATCCTCTCCTCGAGGGCCTTTTTGACCTTGGGGCTGGAGTCCTTAACCAGAAGAGCCAGGATCTCTATGGTCGAGGATGGATTTTTTATAACAGCCGCGCGGACGTTTTCGTCCGGGTCTTTGGCCAGCTTTTTCAAGGCGGCCTCACCAGTATTCTCGTTGGAAGCCTCAGCGAGGCGCGTTTTGCTGTCTTGCATGGGGTCGGCGCCGCCCGATTGCCCACTCCTCAGGCTTTGTTCCGTATCTTTATGATAGGCCAAGGTCCTCTGGGCTGCGTCGCGAACCGTAGAAGACGAGTCCTTGCACAGGGCCGCGATCACGTCCTGTGGGGTCTTGAGCTTTTGCGCCACCTTTTTGCGGACGTTGCCGTTGGGGTCTAAGGCCAGTTTCCGCAGAACATCCTCCGGCGTATACCAGTTGTTCGCCACTTCCACACGGACCCACAAATAGGGATGGGAGGCCATTGTTGTCAAAAGCTCCGGGTCCTGGGTTTTTTTCGCCCTTTCCCTGTCTTCTCCATAAAGAGCGCGTATCACCAGACTGCTTTCGTCTTTGACCAGGAAGTTTTTCACATGGACGGGCAGGTTTTTGTTGGCCGCCGTGCAAGCGCGGACGTATTCGTTTTGGTCCTTTGCCAGATACTCCAATACCTGGTCCGAAGCCTGAGCGCTTCTCGCAGCCTGCTTCCGAATTTCCACATTGGAGGATTGGGCCATGGCCTGAACCTGGGTTGCGTTGGTTTTTCCGTCCTTGTCCCGGTCTATCAGAGCTTCCAAAGCGTCCTCGCGAACGTCTTTTACCGGGTCTTTCGCCAAAGCCAACAACGTTTCAAAGGGCGTTCCCGGCTGCGCCGCAACCCCCTTCCGGACGCTATCCGTCTTGTCCCGCGCCAGCATGGCCAGTATGCCGGGGGATACATCCTTATTATAGGCCACCGAAAACCTGATGGCTTCATCGGAGGATTGGGCCAATCGCCGCATCAGAGCGTCATCCTGGGTATATTCGGCAATGGTCCTGCGGACAGGCCATGGGGTGTTTTCATCTTGAGCGATCTGAAGCAGGCTTTCCCGGGGCGTCCCAGGATTGCGGATGGCCTGAATGCGGATATACTCGTTTTCGTCCCTGACCAGCTTAAGCAGGGCCTTGGACGGGGTGTGGGGATTTTCCGCCGCCTTAAAGCGCACTTTGCT harbors:
- a CDS encoding PAS domain S-box protein gives rise to the protein MPLEPSRRKLEERVLALENKLLEQKALNEKLRTAQEEYRLLVENSTDVIWSADRNLRFSYFSPSVYQLRGYTPEEAVAMGPEDTFTPSSLKLVKEEIHRRDAGGKERFRHFCLELECLCKDGAAKWVECAGTINLDKDGKPESIHGIARDITQHKNNVKIMQAADKALAAKVLELEETNKAIAMLTEEAEANAKEYKTKMARLISRLSRPYIESFQKTALNKNQKICMDFVASCLSDFEDYMPGRNDGLAESLNAKESEIARLVSIGCTSRDISQLLDIPKRSVDFYRAKIRKKLGFVPPGKNLTQYLTSLYG
- a CDS encoding electron transfer flavoprotein subunit beta/FixA family protein, with protein sequence MGIHIIVCIKSVVLDAPGGKIVRTPDTTALNPFDLPALETALALSDELGGTVTALSMGPEISGLSLYSALSMGVDRGVLLCDKALAGADTLATSNALCAGLKLLEPYDLVLFGTRTADSDTGQVGPQTAVGAGLPLVAQARDILVKGKSLEVSAECDGFRQRFEVETPCALTVAPEAAKARNASLGGIEEAFSGEIEVWSLEKLGLTPDQVGDAGSPTKIKDMTPAAKGKQCAFLTGSIEEQADKLLEKLVNAGLIQ
- a CDS encoding acetoacetate decarboxylase family protein; protein product: MRELHDDRHYLTRLREMIVKMQKSGNMWDGARFITAEVPLDPKNVREILPLGMKPADPESGMLFIVDYPKTSFDVAYKEAALLVNVKTPLGKGVHCCWMVVDDETALIYGRESLGYPKKMADFEFQEDGDAVFGSITRRGVTALTLEGVKGEAQENPAPLFAKKTFNVGGPGQMLGINPVWLFKPQEVIRESYDLDVTVTVEWSEYDPLAALIAGPASSGRFVVMDIPGSDYMFPVGFAGLKFFINTHALRFR
- a CDS encoding FAD-binding protein; protein product: MSNHDIWVFGDLRNDRFFEYSLNVLGKAKELSGQTGGKTAMVLVPGKNQECLLWEEAADRCSRCGADYVYVLQHKDLDAPRADAMALMICRAVSDKQPGLVFFPMTQLGRELAARTSRMQDAGLIADCVDMAMEDGLMVATCPSWGGRIMARITFAEGTTLGFATVAPHGFSPSDQPGDPGTAEELDYSQLALPKGLKLLSYEPEEAGVKRLEEAETVVVGGAGMGSADGFGLVRELAAALGGQVGATRPPVLSHWVEEERLIGQTGKTVRPRLLVSAATSGAVQYTAGIAESGLIVAINRDAKAPIFEIANIGVEADAKAFLPVFTAKAKKAVMRKLADDLACTVVDVSDSSFGATIKKLREGHDWTREALAQATGQTPEFIASVESDELSPSVSFLLRLARALGIDPGTFLRDEEKSAIRDQRAKAYAKRTQSYSYEVLTPDAENEHLRAFMITIESRKDHKPVEYKHEGEEFVFVLDGDLELTLDSRPHVLKPGESKRFNSEIPHKLKSLSDMETRCLVVLYTP
- a CDS encoding HEAT repeat domain-containing protein produces the protein MRKKFDEESKLAKVMQTNASDNKKCFIVTADEMQAFKGELAHMGRTMVVCGAIVGASLYVGGCATSQTATTHTARPAASAQTIEAARQQASQTTDPRLLSKLANHPSSKVRFKAAENPHTPSKALLKLVRDENEYIRIQAIRNPGTPRESLLQIAQDENTPWPVRRTIAEYTQDDALMRRLAQSSDEAIRFSVAYNKDVSPGILAMLARDKTDSVRKGVAAQPGTPFETLLALAKDPVKDVREDALEALIDRDKDGKTNATQVQAMAQSSNVEIRKQAARSAQASDQVLEYLAKDQNEYVRACTAANKNLPVHVKNFLVKDESSLVIRALYGEDRERAKKTQDPELLTTMASHPYLWVRVEVANNWYTPEDVLRKLALDPNGNVRKKVAQKLKTPQDVIAALCKDSSSTVRDAAQRTLAYHKDTEQSLRSGQSGGADPMQDSKTRLAEASNENTGEAALKKLAKDPDENVRAAVIKNPSSTIEILALLVKDSSPKVKKALEERIAAMSKSSPNKPGYGYGAPAYKGSYRCTGCTGGCTMQCIGYVGSGNPGAVQLKNY
- a CDS encoding TetR/AcrR family transcriptional regulator, yielding MTAKTNKPMGKAAVMEAILEASTALFAEKGIAAVSWRDIAAKANVNPGLIHRHFRTKENIRLQVQDRLMEEINKDIGEPGDPEEALVNGVLALRKNDAFWKVMARTLLDGKFEGDVQTSFPFLRKMVDSLNKAQDAGTIESRVDPTMLVAGGTAMALGLLLFEKYILPATGLDAAPPEETQDAILNAFLEALLK
- a CDS encoding PAS domain S-box protein; this translates as MKHRETEEQLSARIKELEAEIARYEIANKGLAAVEKHYRTLVEKTTDVSWKCDLELRMAYVSPSLANFTGFTPGEAIALLPKDMFTGRSLNVVTENFGTLLKYSRSERPAGRESVSFEAEVKCKDGSFKWAEVTGAVLRDKTGKALGLHGMYRDITHRKNSEQALEEKDQSLSVQTRKLEEINEKLKKASLIAGNAVPMLQQYLRLTLESMALPYLDRLLDACQDVEQTALVSVLRSNMAALLSHVSGHIQDPMPELTSKELEVAWLVRNGETSQAIAEAMNISKRSVDFYRGKLRKKFGLEGPGESLMDRLAYAALPTRPPSGLPD